The proteins below come from a single Acaryochloris sp. CCMEE 5410 genomic window:
- a CDS encoding bifunctional nuclease family protein has product MIEMNVAGIALDAATRLPIVLLKDASERRALPIWIGQTEARAILTALESQKTPRPMTHDLMVSCMDQWDIDLERVVIHSLQDNTFYAVLTLQQGDSKKEVDARPSDAIALALRMDSPIWVLEEVVADASIPVDKEADQAEQEEFHEFIDNIRPEDFIQSRGGSEPSAESS; this is encoded by the coding sequence ATGATTGAAATGAATGTTGCTGGTATTGCTTTAGATGCCGCAACCCGACTCCCTATCGTTCTTTTGAAAGATGCATCGGAACGTCGCGCTTTACCTATTTGGATCGGTCAAACAGAGGCTAGGGCTATTCTCACGGCATTAGAGAGCCAAAAAACGCCCCGTCCCATGACCCATGATCTGATGGTGAGCTGTATGGATCAGTGGGACATCGATTTAGAGCGGGTCGTGATTCATTCTCTGCAAGATAATACCTTTTATGCGGTCCTGACCCTCCAGCAAGGGGATTCTAAAAAGGAAGTCGATGCCCGTCCGAGTGATGCGATCGCACTGGCACTACGAATGGATAGCCCCATATGGGTATTGGAAGAAGTGGTGGCAGATGCGTCTATTCCCGTAGATAAAGAAGCAGATCAGGCGGAGCAGGAAGAATTTCACGAATTTATCGACAATATCCGTCCCGAAGACTTTATTCAGAGTCGAGGGGGGAGCGAGCCTTCGGCTGAATCCAGCTAA
- a CDS encoding riboflavin synthase — MFTGLIQGLGYLQPQGPQQILVKCGAVPFWEDLAIGDSVAVDGVCLTVETLIAQGFVVSVSPETVQRTTLSQRLQTHQAVNLEPALSVGDRLGGHFVTGHIDDVGVFQGLQQTDTSWELSFAVPDAIARFIIHKGSVAINGVSLTIADCNDSGTHFKVAVIPHSFANTNLNTLSPGDQVNIENDVLGKYVAKLLHLPGPPSSTAAMPEITTDFLATHGFGSL; from the coding sequence GTGTTTACAGGACTCATCCAAGGGTTAGGCTATCTTCAGCCCCAAGGCCCACAGCAAATTTTGGTAAAGTGTGGGGCCGTGCCCTTTTGGGAGGATCTGGCCATCGGCGATAGTGTGGCAGTGGATGGCGTCTGTTTAACCGTCGAGACGCTCATTGCTCAGGGGTTCGTCGTATCTGTGTCTCCAGAAACCGTGCAGCGCACCACCCTCTCTCAGCGGTTACAGACCCACCAGGCCGTCAATTTAGAACCAGCGCTCAGTGTCGGAGATCGGTTGGGGGGCCATTTTGTCACGGGTCATATTGATGATGTGGGGGTATTCCAAGGACTACAGCAAACCGATACCTCCTGGGAGCTAAGCTTCGCAGTACCGGATGCGATCGCACGCTTTATCATCCACAAAGGCAGTGTAGCCATCAACGGCGTCAGCTTGACTATTGCCGACTGCAACGACAGCGGCACTCACTTCAAAGTCGCCGTCATTCCCCATAGCTTTGCCAACACCAACTTGAATACCTTAAGTCCAGGGGATCAGGTCAATATCGAAAACGATGTGTTAGGCAAATATGTGGCTAAACTCCTACACCTGCCCGGTCCCCCCTCCTCCACTGCAGCGATGCCTGAGATAACGACCGATTTTCTTGCCACCCACGGCTTCGGTAGCCTGTAA